ACTGGATGCGGTGGGTCGTACCCGAGGGGCCGGCTATGGGGGAGGCCACGATGAGCGGGAACAGACCCTGAACCAAATGCTTGTCGAGATGGATGGCTTTGATTCAAAAGATGGGATTATTATCCTTGCGGCCACTAATCGGCCGGACGTTCTGGACCCGGCCCTCCTCCGACCCGGCCGATTCGATCGACAGGTGGTGGTGGCCATGCCGGATATAAAGGAACGGGAGGCGATTTTCCGCATCCATGCGAGTAAGGTTCCCCTCGGCTCCGACGTCGACTTTGCCCGGCTTGCCCGGGCTACGCCGGGGACAAGTGGCGCCGATATTGCAAACCTGGTGAACGAGGCGGCCCTGTTTGCGGCCCGTAAAGACAAATCTTATGTGGAAATGAGCGATTTTGAAGAAGCCCGGGATAAAATTCTCATGGGTATCGCCCGCAAGTCCCTGGTGATGTCAGAGAAGGAGCGCCGGATGACCGCCATTCATGAAGGGGGACATGCGCTGCTCCACTATTACCTGAAAAATGCGGATCCCCTGCATAAGGTAACGATCGTTCCCCATGGACGGGCCCTGGGTATGGCCATGTCTCTCCCCGAAGAGGATAGCTATAGCCGAAGCCGTTCCTGGATCGAAGACCGGATTGTCATCATGTATGGAGGCTGGGCCGCAGAAAAGATTTTTTATAACGATACGACTACCGGTGCAAAGCAGGATATTGAGCAAGCTACCGATTTGGCCCGGCGCATGGTCTGTGAATGGGGTATGTCGGAAGAATTGGGGCCTGTAGCCTATGGCCAGGAGGAAGAACCTATCTTCCTGGGAAAAGAAATAGCACGACACAAGGATTATTCTGAACAGACCGCTGAAAAGATAGATAAGGCGGTGCGTCAGATCCTTGAGAAAGGCCTGAACAAGGCCCTTGCCCTTCTTACGGAGCATCGGCAGGAACTTGAAAAATTAAGCGAAGAGCTTATCCGTCGGGAAACTCTTACCGATGATGAAGTACGGGAATTACTTGGGTTGCCCCCCCGTAGCTCTGGCCAGGAATCCGACGAAGGGAGGTAAGCCCCCAAAGGTTCTGTTTCTGTAGGATGGAAAAACCATGAGGTCTCCGGTTCGTGTCATTTTTATCATGACTCTTTTGGGATGGGGGGGCCTCGGGGTCTATGTTCCTGCCCAGAGCTTTGAAAATTCCCTTGCCATGGTATATGTTCAGCACGCCCTCAGGGAAATTGAAGCAGGACGATGGAACGAAGCTCGGGTAATTTTTGAACAGGGCGCTGCCTTTGGGGAAGTCTCTTCCGATTTTAACTACCTTTCTGCGCTCCTCTTTTTGAAAATGGGCGAGCCGGTAGGTAAGGTGCTGACCTATCTTG
The DNA window shown above is from Treponema sp. J25 and carries:
- the ftsH gene encoding ATP-dependent zinc metalloprotease FtsH, coding for MSDDNKNPLPPQSPLQGGKGNRFALVFFIITLGLFAFYFLRDDKPIVQEISYSSFLTYVGRNEVDAVKITDKALIEGSLRSADGTLTRFKTLIPYDDPQLLPLLRENGVKVTGAVSGVSPLAIVMELLPWIIGFTFIWLMYRNAQGAGNKAFQFGKSRAKRYLDMGKRVTFADVAGQEEAKYELQEVVSFLKNPQKFTRMGARIPKGVLLVGMPGTGKTLLAKAVAGEAGVPFFHMSGSDFVEMFVGVGASRVRDLFEQGRKNAPCIIFIDELDAVGRTRGAGYGGGHDEREQTLNQMLVEMDGFDSKDGIIILAATNRPDVLDPALLRPGRFDRQVVVAMPDIKEREAIFRIHASKVPLGSDVDFARLARATPGTSGADIANLVNEAALFAARKDKSYVEMSDFEEARDKILMGIARKSLVMSEKERRMTAIHEGGHALLHYYLKNADPLHKVTIVPHGRALGMAMSLPEEDSYSRSRSWIEDRIVIMYGGWAAEKIFYNDTTTGAKQDIEQATDLARRMVCEWGMSEELGPVAYGQEEEPIFLGKEIARHKDYSEQTAEKIDKAVRQILEKGLNKALALLTEHRQELEKLSEELIRRETLTDDEVRELLGLPPRSSGQESDEGR